In the genome of Candidatus Reidiella endopervernicosa, one region contains:
- a CDS encoding diguanylate cyclase domain-containing protein codes for MLEPFRTSPTKETEERLRQWATVFESTTEAVLITDSNLNIIDINRAYSEITGYQRDEVIGQKPNLRRSDRHDAEFYEQMWNSINCHGCWSGEIWNRNKNGELSPEWLSISTLHDEVGEIRNYIGVFTDISVLKQSEEKLEHLANHDPLTGLANRLLLNDRLESAIKRMNREQGQLAVLFLDLDRFKVINDTLGHPVGDTILQQVAKRLSACLRANDTLGRLGGDEFLVLIEGFDNVSEINHIAEKLRQTFTSPFRLKITNSSSVSASASVSTPPMEPIAQH; via the coding sequence GTGTTGGAACCGTTCAGGACATCACCGACAAAAGAGACCGAAGAGCGCCTAAGACAGTGGGCCACGGTTTTTGAAAGCACTACCGAGGCGGTATTAATAACCGACTCAAACCTCAACATCATCGACATCAATCGCGCCTATTCAGAGATCACCGGTTACCAAAGGGATGAAGTCATCGGCCAGAAGCCCAACCTGCGACGCTCAGATCGACACGACGCGGAGTTCTACGAACAGATGTGGAACAGTATCAACTGTCACGGCTGCTGGAGTGGTGAGATCTGGAATCGCAATAAAAACGGTGAGCTATCACCCGAGTGGCTCAGCATCAGCACCCTACATGATGAGGTTGGCGAGATCAGAAACTATATCGGCGTCTTTACCGACATCAGCGTTTTGAAGCAGTCAGAGGAGAAACTTGAACACCTTGCCAACCACGACCCATTGACCGGCCTTGCTAACCGACTACTGCTTAACGACCGCCTGGAGAGCGCAATCAAGCGTATGAATCGAGAACAGGGACAGCTTGCGGTGCTGTTTCTCGATCTCGATCGTTTCAAGGTCATTAATGACACACTCGGTCATCCGGTCGGTGACACAATCCTGCAACAGGTCGCCAAGCGCCTCTCTGCCTGCCTGCGCGCCAACGACACCCTTGGTCGATTGGGTGGTGATGAGTTTCTGGTTCTCATTGAGGGATTCGACAATGTCAGTGAGATCAATCACATCGCTGAAAAACTACGTCAAACTTTCACCTCACCCTTTCGATTGAAGATAACGAACTCTTCGTCAGTGTCAGCATCGGCATCAGTCTCTACCCCGCCGATGGAACCGATAGCGCAACACTGA
- a CDS encoding L,D-transpeptidase family protein, which produces MFNAHPLLHLLLYLVIFSAPAAAEQRSLLIDTEQLTLQVIEGTKTPLTLEQISIGRNGTTQEKVRFDKRTPLGHFKIAWITRDTPFQLFIGFDYPNRAVVDQALADKRIDRHTYQRIRKYLDAGQTPPQRTRLGGYLGIHGIGKGDPDIHATYNWTNGCIALTNEQVEQLAEWIEVGTPIEIR; this is translated from the coding sequence ATGTTCAACGCCCATCCCCTACTCCATCTTCTTCTCTATTTAGTCATCTTTTCAGCGCCCGCCGCTGCAGAGCAGCGCTCACTACTGATCGACACCGAGCAGCTGACCTTACAGGTCATCGAAGGAACAAAAACACCACTCACACTCGAGCAGATCTCGATCGGACGCAATGGCACCACACAGGAAAAGGTACGGTTTGATAAACGTACCCCACTCGGCCATTTCAAGATTGCCTGGATAACACGCGACACCCCCTTCCAGCTCTTTATCGGCTTTGACTACCCCAACCGCGCAGTGGTCGATCAGGCCCTGGCCGATAAACGTATCGACCGACACACCTATCAACGCATACGCAAATATCTCGATGCCGGACAGACCCCACCGCAACGCACCCGCCTCGGCGGTTACCTCGGTATCCACGGCATCGGCAAGGGCGATCCCGACATCCATGCCACCTACAACTGGACCAACGGCTGTATCGCACTCACCAATGAGCAGGTGGAACAGCTAGCCGAGTGGATCGAGGTCGGAACACCGATAGAGATCCGCTAA
- a CDS encoding L,D-transpeptidase family protein yields the protein MNECRLLSLLLTALLLTLRPAVAATMILPPAEIGLVGAISHVEANEEDTLLDIARRYDFGQEEIVLANPDVDRWLPHQGAWVRLPGRHILPQVARRGVVLNVSEMRLYYFPDEQSMMTGHVITHPVSIGRMDWLTPLGPTSIIAKKLDPTWTPPASIKKEAMESGEPLPDVVPAGPDNPLGRYAIRLGRPGYLIHSTNKPFGVGMRVTHGCVRMYPEDIERLFPEVPVGTPVQIIDQPVKAGWFADTLYIEVHPPLEEAPQDEQTRVIQAMEAIHQAVGREHVLIRGATILKAVREQSGVPVPISIGFR from the coding sequence ATGAATGAGTGTCGTCTTCTATCACTGCTTCTGACTGCGTTGCTGCTGACGCTACGTCCGGCTGTGGCCGCGACGATGATCCTGCCACCGGCGGAGATCGGTCTGGTCGGTGCAATCAGCCACGTCGAGGCGAATGAGGAGGATACGTTGCTCGATATCGCGCGGCGTTACGATTTTGGCCAGGAGGAGATCGTGTTGGCCAATCCCGATGTGGATCGCTGGCTACCGCATCAGGGGGCGTGGGTACGGCTGCCGGGGCGACATATCTTGCCGCAGGTGGCAAGGCGTGGTGTGGTGCTCAACGTCTCGGAGATGCGCCTCTACTACTTCCCCGACGAGCAGTCGATGATGACCGGTCATGTGATTACCCATCCAGTCAGTATCGGGCGTATGGATTGGCTGACACCGCTCGGGCCGACCTCGATTATTGCCAAGAAGCTTGACCCAACCTGGACGCCACCGGCCTCGATCAAAAAGGAGGCGATGGAGAGTGGTGAGCCGCTACCCGATGTGGTGCCGGCTGGGCCCGATAATCCGCTCGGGCGCTATGCGATACGCCTTGGTCGACCCGGATATCTGATCCACAGTACCAATAAACCGTTCGGTGTAGGCATGCGCGTGACACATGGTTGCGTGCGAATGTACCCCGAAGATATCGAGCGCCTCTTCCCTGAGGTGCCGGTCGGAACGCCGGTGCAGATTATCGATCAGCCGGTCAAGGCGGGCTGGTTTGCCGATACCCTCTATATCGAGGTGCACCCACCGTTGGAGGAGGCGCCGCAGGATGAGCAGACGCGCGTCATTCAGGCGATGGAGGCGATCCATCAGGCGGTAGGGCGGGAGCATGTGCTGATCCGCGGGGCGACTATCCTGAAAGCCGTTCGTGAGCAGAGTGGTGTGCCGGTGCCGATTTCTATCGGCTTTCGTTGA
- a CDS encoding YgiQ family radical SAM protein, which produces MNAPRELFSYRKFWAHRFGVAPQLPMSRAEMDDLGWDSCDVILVTGDAYVDHPSFGMALIGRLLEAQGFRVGIIAQPDWTSAEAFTALGRPNLYFGVTAGNMDSMVNRYTSDRKIRSDDAYSPGGEGGKRPDRSVLAYAQRCREAFKGVPVVIGGIEASLRRIAHYDYWSDTVRRSVLLDTKADLLLYGNAERAIVELTHRLAAGEPIHEIRDLRGSAFVRKRVPDGWAELDSSEVDEPGAVTPHPSPYRSQPACEQQSNPVVHSLRELSREQREQVVVRMPSFEQVKADPVLYAHASRVFHLETNPGNARPLVQRHGEREVWLNPPPVPLATKELDQIYELPYTRKPHTRYGKAKLPAYEMIRFSINIMRGCFGGCTFCSITEHEGRIIQDRSEQSILNEIETIRDTVPGFSGHISDLGGPTANMWRLHCKDEKIEAACRRLSCVYPDICKNMGTDQRPLIQLYRKARKLPGIKKVFVASGLRYDLAVQTPEYVRELVQHHVGGYLKIAPEHTEQGPLSHMMKPGIGSYERFKAMFEKFSQEAGKEQYLIPYFISAHPGTTDEDMLQLALWLKQNGFRLDQVQNFLPTPLAIASAMYHSGKNPLKRVHRKGGVVSVATGLKQRRLHKAFLRYHDAHNWPQLRHALKQMGRGDLIGNGKRHLVPAWQPEETGLDIDGRPLKQGGARKSKPKQKQGESKALGQKREAKPGRSKKTSRQPARRRRSR; this is translated from the coding sequence ATGAACGCTCCACGCGAGCTCTTCTCCTACCGTAAATTCTGGGCGCACCGCTTTGGTGTGGCGCCGCAGTTGCCGATGTCGCGCGCCGAGATGGACGATCTCGGTTGGGATAGCTGTGATGTGATTCTGGTCACCGGTGATGCCTATGTCGATCATCCCAGCTTCGGCATGGCGCTGATTGGGCGACTGCTCGAGGCGCAGGGTTTCCGAGTCGGAATCATTGCCCAGCCCGACTGGACTTCGGCAGAGGCGTTCACAGCGCTGGGCAGGCCCAATCTCTACTTTGGTGTGACCGCCGGCAATATGGATTCGATGGTCAACCGCTACACCTCCGATCGTAAAATTCGCTCCGATGATGCCTACTCACCGGGTGGCGAGGGTGGCAAGCGTCCCGACCGCTCGGTGCTCGCCTATGCACAACGCTGTCGTGAGGCCTTCAAGGGGGTGCCGGTGGTGATTGGCGGGATCGAGGCGAGCCTGCGCCGCATCGCCCACTACGACTACTGGTCCGATACGGTACGTCGCTCGGTGCTGCTCGATACCAAGGCCGACCTACTGCTCTACGGTAATGCCGAGCGGGCGATTGTTGAGCTGACCCACCGTCTCGCCGCAGGTGAGCCGATCCATGAGATTCGTGATCTGCGCGGCTCGGCCTTTGTGCGCAAACGGGTGCCCGATGGCTGGGCCGAGCTCGACTCCTCTGAGGTTGATGAGCCGGGTGCAGTAACGCCGCACCCCAGTCCCTATCGGTCGCAGCCAGCCTGCGAGCAGCAGAGTAATCCGGTGGTCCACTCGCTACGTGAATTGAGTCGCGAGCAGCGTGAACAGGTGGTGGTGCGAATGCCCTCATTTGAGCAGGTGAAGGCCGATCCGGTGCTCTACGCCCACGCCTCACGTGTCTTCCATCTCGAGACCAATCCCGGTAATGCGCGACCGTTGGTGCAGCGCCACGGCGAACGTGAGGTGTGGCTTAATCCGCCGCCGGTTCCATTGGCGACAAAAGAGCTCGACCAGATCTATGAGCTTCCCTACACACGCAAACCGCACACCCGCTACGGCAAGGCGAAGCTGCCCGCCTACGAGATGATCCGTTTCTCGATCAATATCATGCGTGGCTGTTTTGGCGGCTGTACCTTCTGCTCCATCACCGAGCATGAGGGGCGCATTATTCAGGATCGCTCCGAGCAGTCGATCCTCAACGAGATTGAAACGATTCGCGACACCGTGCCCGGCTTTTCAGGTCACATCTCCGACCTGGGTGGACCGACCGCCAATATGTGGCGTCTGCACTGTAAGGACGAGAAGATTGAGGCTGCCTGCCGTCGCCTCTCCTGTGTCTATCCCGATATCTGCAAAAACATGGGCACCGATCAACGCCCACTGATTCAGCTCTATCGCAAGGCGCGCAAACTGCCCGGGATCAAAAAGGTCTTCGTCGCCTCGGGACTGCGTTACGACCTGGCGGTGCAGACCCCGGAGTATGTGCGCGAGCTGGTGCAGCACCACGTTGGCGGCTATCTGAAGATCGCGCCCGAACATACCGAGCAGGGGCCGCTGAGCCACATGATGAAGCCGGGTATCGGCAGCTACGAGCGCTTCAAGGCGATGTTCGAAAAGTTCTCTCAGGAGGCGGGTAAGGAGCAGTATCTAATTCCCTACTTCATCTCCGCCCACCCTGGCACGACTGATGAGGATATGTTGCAGCTGGCACTGTGGTTGAAACAGAACGGTTTCCGCCTCGATCAGGTGCAGAATTTCCTGCCGACGCCGCTGGCGATCGCCTCGGCGATGTACCACTCAGGAAAAAACCCGCTCAAGCGTGTCCACCGCAAGGGTGGCGTCGTTTCGGTCGCAACCGGATTGAAACAGAGGCGTCTGCACAAAGCGTTTCTGCGTTATCACGATGCACACAACTGGCCGCAGCTGCGACATGCGCTCAAACAGATGGGTCGTGGCGATCTGATCGGTAACGGTAAACGTCATCTGGTACCCGCCTGGCAGCCGGAGGAGACGGGGCTCGATATCGATGGTCGACCGCTCAAGCAGGGTGGGGCACGTAAGTCGAAGCCGAAGCAGAAACAGGGCGAATCGAAGGCGCTGGGACAGAAGCGTGAGGCGAAGCCGGGTCGCTCGAAGAAGACCTCTCGCCAGCCGGCACGGCGTCGACGTAGTCGCTAA
- a CDS encoding diguanylate cyclase domain-containing protein: MGISLYPADGTDSATLIRNADSALYRTKESGRNNFCFTTRSLPSRRPRDWKSNLRFDTPSSTMPSHSAISQRSI; this comes from the coding sequence ATCGGCATCAGTCTCTACCCCGCCGATGGAACCGATAGCGCAACACTGATTCGAAACGCCGACAGCGCACTCTATCGAACCAAGGAGTCGGGCCGAAACAACTTCTGTTTTACGACTCGATCTTTACCGAGCAGGCGACCACGCGACTGGAAATCGAATCTGAGATTCGACACGCCGTCGAGCACGATGCCTTCACACTCCGCTATCAGCCAAAGGTCGATCTAA
- a CDS encoding DUF882 domain-containing protein, whose product MIIDETTGTDAGRRRFLATCASGIAVAAAPTSLFAMSEASRELSFYNTHTGESLTTTYWEQGSYHPEALAEINHLLRDHRTGTDHEMNRELIDLLYRLQTKVGSHRDFHIISGYRSPKTNAMLNGKSGGVAKKSLHMQGKAIDIRLPGTDLSDLRKAALALRGGGVGYYERSNFIHVDVGRVRRW is encoded by the coding sequence TTGATTATTGATGAGACAACGGGAACCGACGCGGGGCGTCGTCGCTTTCTCGCAACCTGTGCCAGCGGCATTGCCGTGGCAGCTGCCCCCACATCACTGTTCGCCATGAGCGAGGCCTCTCGCGAGCTCTCCTTCTACAACACCCACACTGGTGAGTCTTTGACGACTACCTACTGGGAGCAGGGGAGTTACCATCCCGAGGCGCTGGCTGAGATCAACCATCTGCTGCGCGATCACCGTACCGGTACTGATCATGAGATGAATCGTGAACTGATCGATCTGCTCTATCGTCTGCAGACGAAGGTCGGCAGTCATCGCGATTTCCATATCATCTCCGGCTACCGCTCTCCCAAGACCAACGCCATGCTCAACGGTAAAAGCGGCGGTGTGGCGAAGAAGAGTCTGCACATGCAGGGCAAGGCGATCGATATTCGCCTGCCCGGCACTGATCTGAGCGATCTGCGCAAGGCGGCACTCGCGCTGCGCGGTGGCGGTGTTGGCTACTATGAACGTTCCAACTTCATTCACGTCGATGTGGGTCGCGTGCGTCGCTGGTAA
- a CDS encoding PAS domain-containing protein, producing MAQTGSWSLDLKSGELEWSDEIFNIFEIDPKQFGASYEAFLNTVHPDDRKQVNEAYNKSVKERHHYQIEHRLLMSNGRIKHVQERGRTRYSESGEPLLSVGTVQDITDKRDRRAPKTVGHGF from the coding sequence CTGGCGCAGACCGGCAGCTGGAGCCTCGATTTAAAGAGTGGCGAGCTGGAGTGGTCGGACGAGATTTTCAATATTTTCGAAATCGACCCAAAGCAGTTCGGTGCCTCCTACGAGGCATTTCTTAATACGGTCCACCCTGATGATCGCAAACAGGTCAACGAGGCGTATAACAAATCAGTTAAGGAGAGACATCACTATCAGATCGAGCATCGCCTGCTGATGAGCAACGGTCGCATCAAACATGTACAGGAGCGTGGTCGCACCCGTTATAGCGAATCGGGCGAACCACTCCTTAGTGTTGGAACCGTTCAGGACATCACCGACAAAAGAGACCGAAGAGCGCCTAAGACAGTGGGCCACGGTTTTTGA
- a CDS encoding glycosyltransferase family 2 protein: MEKLSVFITTFNNAHTLPFTLESVKWADEIVVLDSFSTDETMAIAEQYGCKTAQHKFMGYGPQKQLALEMTSHNWVLLLDADEAPCPELQAEIQALMAEGPSKAGYTIARQEQLFWRMRTTKNRMNHFLRLFDKRNGGLDDIPIHAAPKVEGELGRLKHPFYHFGEIDIHTKVSKINSYAQGLVADKVAKGRKGNPWMMVFYPPFFFVRSYLFKRSFLNGWAGFIGSVIATFYVFLKYANLYEHYQFEKHGDSLLPKGAPSTVALREKGRKTV, encoded by the coding sequence ATGGAAAAGCTCTCGGTATTCATCACCACCTTCAACAACGCACACACCCTCCCCTTCACCCTGGAGAGCGTGAAGTGGGCCGATGAGATCGTGGTGCTCGACTCATTCAGCACCGATGAGACGATGGCGATCGCAGAGCAGTACGGCTGCAAGACCGCACAGCACAAGTTCATGGGCTACGGCCCACAGAAACAGCTGGCGCTGGAGATGACCAGCCACAACTGGGTACTACTGCTCGATGCCGACGAGGCCCCCTGCCCCGAACTGCAGGCGGAGATCCAGGCGCTGATGGCCGAGGGACCAAGCAAGGCTGGCTACACCATCGCCCGTCAGGAGCAGCTCTTCTGGCGTATGCGCACCACCAAAAACCGCATGAACCACTTCCTGCGCCTGTTCGACAAACGCAACGGCGGTCTCGATGACATCCCGATCCACGCCGCCCCCAAGGTCGAGGGCGAGCTGGGACGTCTCAAACACCCCTTCTACCACTTCGGCGAGATCGACATCCACACCAAGGTGTCGAAGATCAATAGCTACGCCCAGGGGCTGGTCGCCGACAAGGTTGCCAAGGGGCGCAAGGGTAATCCGTGGATGATGGTCTTCTACCCACCCTTCTTCTTTGTTCGCAGCTACCTCTTCAAACGCAGCTTCCTCAACGGCTGGGCTGGCTTCATCGGCTCGGTTATCGCCACCTTCTACGTCTTCCTCAAGTACGCCAACCTCTACGAGCACTACCAGTTCGAAAAACATGGCGACTCACTGCTACCGAAGGGGGCACCCAGCACCGTGGCGCTGCGCGAGAAGGGACGAAAAACCGTCTGA
- a CDS encoding YqaE/Pmp3 family membrane protein gives MDNKLLNIILAVFLPPVAVFLNKGVGKDLLINIVLCLLFVIPGMIHALWVVTR, from the coding sequence ATGGACAATAAACTACTGAACATCATTCTGGCGGTTTTTCTGCCTCCCGTTGCCGTATTCCTAAACAAGGGTGTTGGAAAAGATCTGCTGATCAATATCGTGCTCTGCCTACTGTTTGTCATACCGGGCATGATCCACGCACTCTGGGTTGTTACCCGCTAG
- a CDS encoding glycosyltransferase family 9 protein, with translation MNLCGKTEIIDIVPLTEGARFVVANDTGTAHVAAAANRPMLIVCGPTNPVRVVPVGEQVEAIELDLECMYCYCKHECDHHSCMVGITPEMVLDRLGLMGVV, from the coding sequence ATCAACCTCTGCGGCAAGACCGAGATCATCGATATCGTGCCGCTCACCGAGGGGGCGCGTTTTGTCGTCGCCAACGACACCGGCACGGCTCATGTTGCTGCGGCTGCTAATCGTCCGATGTTAATTGTTTGCGGTCCCACTAATCCGGTGCGGGTGGTTCCTGTCGGTGAACAGGTCGAGGCGATCGAGCTCGATCTGGAGTGCATGTACTGCTACTGCAAGCATGAGTGTGACCATCATAGTTGTATGGTGGGGATTACGCCGGAGATGGTTTTGGATAGGTTGGGTTTGATGGGGGTTGTCTGA
- a CDS encoding Lpp/OprI family alanine-zipper lipoprotein, with translation MNLNTKRVLGLLALSTTIGLTGCANTATMEALQADMQKATAAAESAAVNASAAKHEAEMANKAAQEAKMAADEAKSMAAEANKRSMDTDAKIDRMFKKSMYK, from the coding sequence ATGAACCTGAATACCAAGCGAGTCCTCGGCCTGCTGGCGCTAAGCACCACCATCGGCCTGACAGGCTGTGCAAACACCGCCACTATGGAAGCACTACAGGCCGACATGCAGAAGGCGACTGCCGCTGCCGAGAGTGCCGCCGTTAACGCCTCCGCTGCCAAACATGAGGCTGAGATGGCCAACAAGGCCGCCCAGGAGGCGAAGATGGCTGCTGACGAGGCCAAGTCGATGGCCGCTGAGGCGAACAAGCGCTCGATGGATACCGATGCCAAAATCGATCGTATGTTCAAAAAGTCGATGTACAAATAA
- a CDS encoding L,D-transpeptidase family protein, with protein MHYLSLLVVRGCALLALLLPLCQISWAGNYVTESELRTGLDDALESELASGIPEVSGEMWRDLNRFYDSRSGAPFWVATGGVERMGEQLALLLIGASEHGLDNERYHAAQLEQLLGSEDDQALARLELLLTHGLLRFVVDLHSGRPEIDRKAQDWFIERTDIEPLDYLRRVSRGESLQSVLDELAPPHPRYRDLQIAHTHYQMIADDGGWPRLQAMVTLERGKQHSDVSRLRRRLYLSGDLNGIDNSSNQFDEALTQAVIRFQQRHGLKEDGVVGPRTREVLNVPVELRMQQIRLNMERWRWMPRQLEEYHLQVNLADFSLQLIDDDRPQFGMKVIIGKNYSETPAFSGTVRYLVANPFWHVPRRLAVENLLPKQKQDKNYFTEKGIRVLQRAAFGSEEIDPAEVDWMELSRNNFPYRLRQDPGVKNSLGRIKFIFPNEHAIYLHDTPAQGLFEKGVRTFSGGCIRVAEPIKLASYLLGDEWSGEQVLDLIGEKETRRLNLSNRIPIYIIYMTAWVDEQGVMQFRNDVYGRDQRLAQQLQGLDKLYSDL; from the coding sequence ATGCACTACTTATCGCTATTAGTTGTTAGAGGCTGCGCACTGTTGGCGCTGCTACTGCCGTTATGCCAAATCTCCTGGGCCGGTAACTACGTGACTGAGTCTGAGTTGCGCACGGGGCTGGATGATGCGCTGGAGAGTGAGCTCGCCTCGGGAATCCCCGAGGTCTCGGGCGAGATGTGGCGCGACCTGAACCGTTTCTACGATAGCCGTAGCGGCGCACCCTTCTGGGTTGCCACGGGTGGTGTTGAACGCATGGGCGAACAGCTTGCGCTGCTCCTGATCGGTGCCAGTGAGCACGGGCTCGATAACGAGCGCTACCATGCCGCACAGCTCGAGCAGCTGCTTGGCAGTGAGGATGATCAAGCACTGGCGCGGCTGGAGCTACTGCTGACCCACGGCCTGCTGCGCTTTGTTGTTGATCTTCACAGCGGGCGACCCGAGATCGACCGCAAGGCGCAGGACTGGTTTATCGAGCGGACCGACATCGAGCCACTCGATTACCTGAGGCGGGTTTCGCGTGGTGAGTCACTACAGTCGGTGCTCGATGAGCTAGCTCCACCGCACCCCCGCTATCGCGATCTACAGATCGCGCACACCCACTATCAGATGATCGCCGATGATGGCGGCTGGCCTAGGCTACAGGCGATGGTGACGCTGGAGCGCGGCAAGCAACACAGCGATGTTTCGCGGCTGCGGCGCAGGCTCTATCTGAGTGGTGATCTAAATGGGATCGATAACAGCTCCAACCAATTTGATGAAGCACTGACCCAGGCGGTAATCCGTTTTCAGCAACGTCACGGCCTGAAAGAGGATGGCGTGGTTGGGCCGCGCACCCGTGAGGTGCTGAACGTGCCGGTTGAGCTGCGTATGCAGCAGATCAGACTCAATATGGAGCGCTGGCGTTGGATGCCGCGCCAGCTGGAGGAGTACCACCTGCAGGTCAATCTGGCCGATTTTAGTCTGCAGCTGATCGATGATGACCGGCCGCAGTTCGGTATGAAGGTGATTATCGGTAAGAACTACAGCGAAACTCCCGCCTTCAGCGGCACCGTGCGCTACCTGGTGGCCAACCCCTTCTGGCACGTACCGCGGCGGTTGGCGGTGGAGAATCTGCTGCCGAAGCAGAAGCAGGACAAGAACTACTTCACTGAAAAGGGGATTCGGGTGCTTCAGCGCGCTGCATTCGGCAGTGAGGAGATCGACCCGGCCGAGGTCGACTGGATGGAGCTGAGCCGCAACAACTTCCCCTATCGGCTGCGTCAGGATCCGGGCGTGAAGAACAGTCTGGGACGGATCAAGTTCATCTTCCCCAACGAACACGCCATCTACCTGCACGATACCCCGGCTCAGGGGCTGTTTGAAAAGGGCGTACGTACCTTCAGCGGTGGCTGTATCCGTGTGGCTGAGCCGATCAAGCTCGCCTCCTATCTGCTCGGGGATGAGTGGAGTGGTGAGCAGGTGCTGGATCTGATCGGCGAGAAGGAGACCCGGCGCTTAAACCTCTCAAATCGGATCCCCATCTACATCATCTATATGACGGCGTGGGTCGATGAGCAGGGCGTAATGCAGTTCAGAAATGACGTCTATGGACGCGACCAGCGTCTGGCACAACAACTGCAGGGCTTGGATAAGCTCTACAGTGATTTGTGA
- a CDS encoding AsmA family protein, whose translation MSLLAIIVLAIIAFVVLVGSLDKLVEEAVEQVGTETTKSEVALDSAAISLSDAQGALNGLSIANPAGFSDKKAISIGKISLKLDPNSLTTDTIVIKEIAINSPAINYELGDKGNNFDAIKKNVQGSGSASSESSGDESAVKLIIENLYIRDGSVAVSSSALGGKEISTKLPTIHLKDIGKESGGASPAEVAEKILTSLTNGVGSTVGKLDLSQLKGVGSAIQEQAGGATDKLKEGLGDTGDKLKGLFK comes from the coding sequence ATCTCACTACTCGCCATCATTGTGCTCGCCATCATCGCCTTCGTTGTATTGGTCGGCTCACTCGACAAGCTGGTCGAAGAAGCAGTTGAACAGGTCGGTACTGAAACCACCAAGAGCGAGGTTGCACTCGACTCCGCGGCAATCAGCCTCTCCGATGCACAGGGCGCACTGAACGGTCTCTCCATTGCCAACCCAGCCGGCTTCTCCGACAAAAAAGCGATCTCAATCGGTAAGATCTCACTCAAGCTCGATCCCAACTCGCTCACCACCGACACCATCGTGATCAAGGAGATTGCCATCAACAGTCCGGCGATCAACTACGAACTCGGCGACAAGGGCAATAACTTCGACGCGATCAAAAAGAATGTACAGGGATCGGGGAGCGCATCTTCCGAAAGCAGCGGTGATGAGAGCGCAGTTAAACTGATTATCGAGAACCTCTACATCCGTGACGGCAGTGTTGCCGTCTCCTCCTCGGCGCTCGGCGGCAAGGAGATCTCGACCAAACTCCCCACCATCCACCTCAAGGATATCGGTAAGGAGAGTGGCGGCGCCTCACCAGCCGAGGTGGCCGAGAAGATTCTCACCAGCCTGACCAACGGCGTCGGCTCCACCGTCGGCAAACTCGACCTGAGCCAGCTCAAGGGTGTCGGCAGCGCGATTCAGGAGCAGGCCGGTGGTGCCACCGACAAGCTCAAAGAGGGACTGGGCGATACCGGCGACAAACTGAAGGGTCTCTTCAAGTAA